In one window of Sardina pilchardus chromosome 23, fSarPil1.1, whole genome shotgun sequence DNA:
- the LOC134071581 gene encoding uncharacterized protein LOC134071581 → MPRSEDVVCNALLIKGVWEIRTRDTLQKQHNDAARQEKSALSKINQEWQNRMGDKYKPRKRKETTVPLPDAAPPKLRISVSKTRSPLELNRPNLSVGHRSLEKKALVKRDKLALLSLLKSSLPNGSIWSSSYKFSKLPGEGSNKPEGSEWGMAWKCLNFQPQLDGKAWIEQENVDMGPNGESSLWKKSQSHVDMGESLENHMSSEWESSWKYKKSEGKKKDGVSNGPKHGRMARLKHLEVSQHKNEEKCSSEWIDSWKSTKPSENGDVCFEENMVHSEEGNQQGNEDQTGSKWAASWKYLNSQFHSASSSKKSKSRGWADAWKISKPVESHDEPSETKSMDVMDHEPLDPHIHGVIIPVCMAEKYKYRSNQFCEGKTVLAEWEKSWEAAKNMSILASVKPRKKVEPKEEEKKDEPKKEKESEPDGLPKKLKPKDRLAVRQKRMKPLSECDSSHEWNESWKLPRSQPKKDHLANTAMLNGPTILQPHLKKRCLPDWKESWKCSRFRSSFGKPSATEWKESSCLGYELRKGREQWMKEIGIEKHQGTSNKYEVFSLPKRGMRAESHVSIGTKDSYTFAPEWKDSSHGIKHQRRSEVARGRANTSHLFREPERGETPVADWSTAWKFTNVTLNQDSGLWDQGWSSTENVRQDRWEREQEFLNDEVPHNGPTGFRGWGEAWRSTRRQHRVEGATAGQPPRQRQQHGRSPLSEGWENSWRVSGTNVRQTLRDRPSMTEWSDSWEFSELNSYERPPRETWLQKSMEITPRRTLHRMPKVGQISRSFNPDVFKERVPPSQWMESWRMAKLHRHHNRFPLKDKSHLSVPRHQIEDVQEWSETWKSNNVLSQQDKSLWDSGWETFELEKQPPAPKYVPITNKAHGTVRVEQSEWSMSFKICGPQPLEWDDTPKVFHHKDKVLWSRTRCSNDTYSHLTSNALSQRLWDKSWRFMKLESVLLPQMSSTPSSKSDRSLTVKNTRKAKKNMYSDIEKGKPQTKRWSDAPKLAKTQPRRRAPIKGAKGKGEAEHISMDWVDSWKFSNDSISSKVEVVSWSEWGNSWKFLLDSYPPEKKGKSI, encoded by the exons ATGCCGCGGTCCGAAGACGTAGTCTGTAACGCGCTCCTCATCAAGGGTGTGTGGGAGATCAGGACAAGAGACACACTCCAGAAGCAACACAATGATGCAGCACGACAGGAGAAAAGCGCACTGTCCAA GATCAACCAAGAATGGCAGAATCGTATGGGCGACAAGTACAAGCCTCGCAAGAGGAAGGAGACGACAGTCCCACTACCTGACGCAGCACCACCAAAACTCAGAATCTCAGTGAGCAAAACAAGATCACCTCTAGAACTCAACAGACCTAACCTCTCAGTTGGTCATCGGTCACTGGAAAAGAAGGCCCTTGTGAAGCGTGACAAGCTGGCCTTATTGTCTTTGTTGAAAAGCTCTCTACCTAATGGGTCGATATGGTCATCATCTTATAAGTTCTCTAAGCTCCCAGGAGAAGGTTCAAACAAGCCAGAGGGCTCAGAGTGGGGAATGGCATGGAAATGCTTGAATTTTCAACCACAGCTTGATGGAAAAGCTTGGATTGAGCAAGAAAATGTTGATATGGGCCCCAATGGTGAGTCAAGCTTGTGGAAAAAATCCCAAAGTCATGTTGATATGGGGGAGTCTTTGGAGAATCACATGTCATCAGAGTGGGAGTCTTCTTGGAAATATAAAAAATCTGAAGGGAAGAAAAAGGATGGTGTGTCTAATGGGCCCAAGCATGGCAGGATGGCTCGGCTAAAGCATCTTGAAGTATCACAACACAAAAACGAAGAGAAATGCTCATCTGAATGGATTGATTCTTGGAAGAGCACAAAACCATCTGAAAATGGGGATGTGTGCTTTGAGGAAAATATGGTTCATAGCGAAGAAGGTAATCAACAGGGTAACGAAGACCAAACTGGATCCAAGTGGGCGGCATCTTGGAAATATTTAAATAGTCAGTTCCATTCTGCATCCTCTTCAAAGAAGTCAAAGAGTCGTGGATGGGCTGATGCATGGAAGATCTCAAAACCAGTGGAGAGCCATGATGAGCCTTCAGAAACCAAAAGCATGGATGTAATGGACCATGAACCACTAGACCCCCATATTCATGGTGTGATAATACCTGTATGCATGGCTGAGAAATACAAGTACAGGAGTAACCAGTTCTGCGAGGGGAAAACCGTCCTAGCTGAATGGGAAAAGTCTTGGGAAGCTGCAAAAAACATGTCTATCCTAGCAAGTGTGAAGCCAAGAAAGAAGGTGGAACCcaaggaagaggaaaagaaagatgaaccaaagaaggaaaaggaaagtgaaCCTGATGGATTGCCTAAAAAGCTCAAACCCAAAGATAGATTGGCAGTTCGGCAAAAGCGTATGAAACCTCTTTCAGAATGTGATTCTTCTCACGAGTGGAATGAGTCTTGGAAACTCCCCCGATCTCAGCCTAAGAAAGACCATTTGGCAAATACTGCTATGCTGAATGGGCCAACGATCCTCCAACCTCATTTGAAGAAAAGATGTCTGCCAGATTGGAAGGAATCATGGAAATGTTCAAGATTCCGATCCAGTTTTGGCAAACCCTCGGCCACTGAGTGGAAAGAGTCAAGCTGTTTAGGTTATGAGCTTAGAAAAGGCAGAGAACAGTGGATGAAGGAGATAGGCATTGAGAAACATCAGGGCACATCTAACAAATATGAAGTATTCTCTCTTCCAAAAAGAGGCATGAGAGCAGAGAGCCATGTGTCCATTGGTACAAAGGACAGCTATACATTTGCCCCCGAATGGAAAGACTCTAGTCATGGCATAAAGCATCAAAGGAGAAGTGAAGTAGCCAGGGGAAGGGCTAATACATCACATCTATtcagagagcctgagagaggagaaacacCTGTGGCTGACTGGTCTACTGCATGGAAATTTACGAATGTTACACTGAACCAGGACAGCGGTCTTTGGGATCAAGGTTGGTCCTCCACTGAAAATGTTCGACAAGACAGATGGGAAAGAGAACAGGAGTTCCTGAATGACGAGGTCCCTCATAATGGCCCAACTGGATTCAGAGGATGGGGCGAAGCTTGGAGGTCCACAAGAAGACAGCACCGTGTAGAGGGCGCAACTGCAGGTCAGCCTCCTCGGCAAAGACAGCAGCACGGGAGATCCCCGCTTTCTGAAGGATGGGAGAACTCCTGGAGAGTTTCAGGCACCAACGTCAGACAAACGCTCCGTGACAGACCCTCTATGACAGAGTGGTCAGATTCATGGGAGTTCTCTGAACTCAACTCGTATGAGCGTCCACCAAGAGAAACCTGGCTTCAAAAGTCTATGGAGATCACGCCAAGGAGAACCCTCCATCGTATGCCAAAAGTGGGGCAAATCAGCAGATCTTTCAACCCCGATGTGTTTAAGGAGAGAGTTCCTCCATCACAATGGATGGAATCTTGGAGAATGGCAAAACTTCATAGACATCACAACAGATTCCCTTTAAAAGATAAATCTCACTTGTCTGTCCCTCGTCATCAGATCGAAGATGTTCAAGAATGGTCTGAAACCTGGAAGTCCAACAATGTTCTCTCTCAACAGGACAAGTCACTCTGGGACAGTGGTTGGGAAACATTTGAATTGGAAAAACAGCCTCCGGCGCCTAAATATGTTCCCATCACAAATAAAGCACATGGAACAGTCAGAGTGGAACAGTCAGAGTGGAGCATGTCATTCAAGATATGTGGCCCTCAGCCTCTGGAGTGGGATGACACTCCAAAAGTATTCCATCATAAAGATAAAGTGCTGTGGTCAAGGACAAGGTGCAGTAATGACACCTATTCTCATCTCACCTCGAATGCACTCTCACAGAGATTGTGGGACAAATCTTGGAGATTCATGAAGCTAGAGAGTGTACTTCTTCCCCAGATGAGTAGCACCCCATCCAGCAAGTCTGATCGTTCACTTACTGTGAAAAACACTAGAAAAGCAAAGAAAAACATGTATTCTGACATAGAAAAAGGCAAACCACAAACAAAGAGGTGGTCAGATGCCCCAAAATTAGCCAAAACCCAACCACGCAGAAGAGCTCCCATCAAAGGAGCGAAAGGCAAGGGAGAAGCTGAGCATATTTCTATGGATTGGGTTGACTCGTGGAAGTTTTCAAATGATTCAATTAGCTCTAAAGTGGAAGTAGTATCTTGGTCTGAGTGGGGAAACTCCTGGAAGTTCCTCCTGGACTCATACCCtccagaaaagaaaggaaagtcCATTTAG
- the tdgf1 gene encoding teratocarcinoma-derived growth factor 1 yields MNYLFMMQLVAFCSAGVAVGPACDGVDCVKNKLPGKPTQHAGYLNQFNEMNSPSDNRRSSNSDPVLPFIGLTGSAKQSRDCCKNGGTCILGSFCACPQHFTGRSCEYDERVRYCGVIPHGEWVQKGCSYCRCGYGVLHCFPQVFHNCDDSQEALWFHSNAPTLFQTKFLWCVTPLILHLIL; encoded by the exons ATGAATTACCTCTTTAT GATGCAACTGGTTGCCTTCTGTTCGGCTGGTGTTGCTGTTGGACCAG CTTGTGATGGAGTGGATTGTGTGAAAAATAAATTGCCGGGGAAGCCAACACAACACGCGGGATACCTGAATCAGTTCAATGAGATGAACTCACCCTCTGACAACCGAAGAAGCAGCAATTCCGACCCCGTTTTACCTTTCATCGGCCTCACAGGAA GTGCTAAACAGAGTCGTGATTGCTGTAAAAATGGTGGAACCTGCATCCTAGGAAGTTTTTGCGCTTGTCCCCAGCACTTCACTGGTCGCAGCTGTGAATATGATGAACGCGTGAG GTACTGTGGTGTTATCCCTCATGGAGAGTGGGTTCAAAAGGGTTGCTCCTACTGTCGATGTGGATATGGAGTTCTCCATTGCTTCCCTCAAGTGTTCCACAACTGCG ATGACTCCCAGGAAGCCTTGTGGTTTCATTCCAATGCCCCCACACTGTTCCAAACAAAGTTCCTCTGGTGCGTGACCCCTCTGATTTTGCATCTCATCTTGTGA